In the genome of Caulobacter flavus, the window CGCGATCTTCACCGGATGGTCGACCGCGCCGCTGGCGAACAGCGAGCGGACGATGCGACGGGCCATGTCGTCCAGGCGCGCCTGGCTGACCGCGCCGCTGGCCAGGTCGGCCTTCAGTACGCTCGCCAGGAAGGGCTGCTTGTCGAAGGCGTCGCCGGCCGATTCCTGGTCGAGGCCGGCGTTTACCGACTTGGCGCCCGAGTGCACGGCGCCCCAGTCGGACATCACGTAGCCCTTGTAGCCCCAGTCCTGCTTGAGCACCTTGTTCAGCAGCCAGTCGTTCTCGCAGGCATAGTGGCCGTTGACGCGGTTGTAGGCGCACATCACCGAGTGCGGGTCCGACGCCTCCATGGCGATCTGGAAGGCCAGCAGGTCGGAGGTGCGGGCGTCGGCGTCGCCGATCTTGCTGTCCACGGCGAAGCGGCCGGTCTCCTGGGCGTTCAGGGCGTAGTGCTTGATCGTCGAGACGATGTTGTTGGACTGAATGCCCTTGATCTGGGCCCCGACCATCACGCCGGCCAGCAGCGGATCCTCGCCGCCATATTCGAAGTTGCGGCCGTTGCGCGGCTCGCGGACCAGGTTCACGCCGCCGGCCAGCATGACGTTGAAGCCCGAGTCGCGGGCCTCCTTGCCGATCATCGCGCCGCCCTTCTGCGCCAGGGCGGGATTCCAGGTGGCCGTGGTCGCCATGCCCGAGGGCAGGGCGGTGCGCTCGCGGAACTGCGCGGCGCTGCCCTGCGTGGCCACGCCGATGCCGGCGTCGGTCTCGAACTGGGCGGGAATGCCCAGGCGCGGCAGGCCCGGCACGTAGCCGGCCGAGCCGGGCAGCGAGCCCTCGATGCGCGTGTACTTGGGCTTCATGTCGGCGCCGAAGTAGCCGTAGACCAGAGTCAGCTTCTCGTCCTGGGTCATGGCCTTCACGACCAGGTCGGCGCGGGCGTCGGCGTCGAGCTTGGGATCGAGCCAGGGCTGGCCGGCCGGAGCGGCGGCGGGCGCGCCGTGGCCGGCATGGCCTTGGGCCAGCGCCGGGGCGCCCAGGGCGGCGATCGTCAGGGCCAGGGCGCTGGCCCGCCAGAGACGCGAGTTCATTCTACCTCCCACTCGTATGATCTTGGCCGGCGAGCCGGCGGATGGTTCTGCGGACGGAGGGGGCTCCGTCAGCCAGGCTTGCCCGGCGGCCGCTTGCGGGCCGGACCGGTGGATTCGCGCACCACCAGGGTGTGCTGGGCCAGGAACGGGCTGGGGCGCACGCCCGAGTCGCTGCCGTTCCAGGCCGCGAAGGTCTGCAGGGCGCGCAGGGCCATCGGCTCGAACGGCTGGCGGATGGTGGTCAGGGTCGGCCAGATGACGCCGGCGATCGGCGCGTCGTCGAAGCCCACCACCGACAGGTCGTCGGGGATGCGCAGGCCGCGGCGCTGGGCCTCCATGCAGGTGGCGGCGGCCATGTCGTCGTTGGCGGCGAAGATGGCGGTGGGCGGCTCGTCGATGTCGAGCAGCAGCTTGGCCGCGTCCATGCCGGTCTTGAAGGTGAACTCGCCCCCGACGATCAGTTCGGGCGCCGGACGCGGCAGGCCGGCGGCGGCGTAGGCCTCGAAGAAGCCGTTGCGACGATGAGTGCTGGCGGCGTGGTCGGGATGGCCGGCGATGTGGCCGATGCGGGTGTGGCCCAGGCTGAACAGGTGCTCGACCACCTCGCGGGCGGCGGCGCGGTCGTCCATGGCGATGGCCGGGAAGTTCGGGTCGGGCGTGGTCGGCGAGATCAGCACGCAGCGCACGTCGAGCTCGCGCATCAGCGCCTTCAGCGGACCGAAGTCGCATTCGGGCGGCAGCAGGATCACTTCGCGGATGCCGCCGTCCTCGATGAAGGCGCGGATGCGCTCGTGCCAGCCGACCACGGGGCCGTCGAACAGCTCCACGGTCAGGTGGCGGCCGGTCTCCAGGCAGGCCAGCAGCAGGGCGTGATGGGTGCGGGTGTGATAGCCGCCGCTGGGGTCGCCCATCAGCACGCCGACGGCCGAGGCGCCCTGCGCGCGGAAGTGACGCGCCACGGCGCTGGGCTGATAGCCGAGGGCGGCCATGGCCTCGCGGACCTTGTCGCGGGTCTTGGTGGTGACGCTGGCGTGGTCGTTCATCACGCGCGAGACGGTCTTGGCCGAGACGCCCGCCCGCTTGGCCACATCGTGAATCGTCGCCATTCCGTAAGACCCGCACCCGACTTGGCCGCCCAGCCCATCCCCCGGCAGGGGCGGCTCGACGGCTCCCGAGCAGCAGCCATACCGCAGCTCGACCGACTTGTCATGCGATGGGACAAGGCGTGGTCAAAAAATGTCCTCAGCGTGGACATTGTCGTGGTCATTTCGGGTGTCTATCGGGTCATTCGGCGTCGGGTGGAACCGCTTCCGATTCCCGTTTCGGTAAAAAACGACGTCGATGCGTCCCATGCGAATGTCTACGCGTTGGTTCCCGTTTGAACGATTGCCAGCGCTGTCTTTCGGGTCTGATGTGGGGCGCGTGCGAGAAAATATCCATTAAAAACAATGATAAATTCGATTCCGACGCGGGGCGTCGGGCAGATCGTCTCGCGTCCGCAACGCTTGCAAACACGCTGATTTCCAGAAATGACAACGTTGACATTCTTGTTGACTTGCATGGGACATTTGGGAATGTTGCCACCGTGACCGGCGTCTGAGGGCCGGATCGCAACACCGTTCCGGCGCCGGGGGTCGCCGACAGGACAATCACCGGGCCACGACCGCCGAAGCAGGTTGGCGTGAAGGTCGAGGCCCGGCTCGAGACCCACCGCGGCGTCAAAAGACGTCGCGGCCCGAACGCAAGAACAAGACATTGGGGAGCGATCGATTTGACCACACAACGTAGGAAGTCCGCCTGGACTCGCGGCCTGACCCTGGCCCTTCTGGCCGGCGCGTCGCAGGCCGTCATCACCACATCCGCCCTGGCGCAGACCGCCGGCCAGTCCGAAGAGACCG includes:
- a CDS encoding LacI family DNA-binding transcriptional regulator, with translation MATIHDVAKRAGVSAKTVSRVMNDHASVTTKTRDKVREAMAALGYQPSAVARHFRAQGASAVGVLMGDPSGGYHTRTHHALLLACLETGRHLTVELFDGPVVGWHERIRAFIEDGGIREVILLPPECDFGPLKALMRELDVRCVLISPTTPDPNFPAIAMDDRAAAREVVEHLFSLGHTRIGHIAGHPDHAASTHRRNGFFEAYAAAGLPRPAPELIVGGEFTFKTGMDAAKLLLDIDEPPTAIFAANDDMAAATCMEAQRRGLRIPDDLSVVGFDDAPIAGVIWPTLTTIRQPFEPMALRALQTFAAWNGSDSGVRPSPFLAQHTLVVRESTGPARKRPPGKPG